In Flavobacterium sp. WV_118_3, one DNA window encodes the following:
- the epsC gene encoding serine O-acetyltransferase EpsC encodes MEHPLYRKNKGNHERIPDKAKTGIWIEKLFNWLFTIDAELDNYAVFLEKEKELQSELTEIVKYVLTDEQAQTVANTFFGSLEIVHDLLESDLETIFNFDPAAKSRNEVLAAYPGFFAIAVYRLAHLLWKSNVPVVPRLVSEYVHGKTGIDIHPGAKIGARFFIDHGTGVVIGETTVIGNDVKIYQGVTLGALNVSKDKAEEKRHPTIGNNVILYANATILGGETHIGDDAVIGGNVWITQSVPKKSLVYHKSEIVIKNKAPFPEPINFVI; translated from the coding sequence ATGGAACATCCGCTATACCGAAAAAATAAGGGAAACCACGAACGGATTCCTGATAAAGCAAAAACCGGGATTTGGATTGAAAAGCTGTTTAACTGGCTTTTTACGATCGATGCCGAATTGGACAATTATGCGGTCTTTTTGGAAAAAGAAAAGGAATTACAATCAGAATTGACCGAAATAGTAAAATATGTACTGACAGATGAACAAGCCCAAACCGTAGCGAATACCTTTTTTGGATCGCTAGAAATCGTACACGACTTACTGGAATCCGATTTGGAAACCATTTTTAATTTCGATCCGGCGGCAAAATCCAGAAATGAAGTACTCGCGGCATATCCCGGCTTTTTTGCTATCGCAGTCTATCGTTTGGCGCACTTGCTCTGGAAAAGTAACGTACCGGTAGTTCCAAGGTTGGTTTCGGAATATGTACATGGTAAAACAGGTATCGACATTCATCCGGGCGCAAAAATCGGAGCTCGTTTTTTTATCGATCACGGGACAGGTGTAGTCATTGGAGAAACGACCGTTATTGGTAACGATGTTAAAATATACCAGGGTGTGACTTTGGGCGCTTTAAACGTGAGTAAAGATAAAGCCGAAGAAAAAAGGCATCCGACCATTGGTAACAATGTGATCCTTTATGCCAATGCGACCATTTTGGGAGGCGAAACGCATATTGGTGATGATGCGGTTATCGGCGGAAATGTATGGATCACGCAATCGGTTCCCAAAAAATCACTGGTATATCATAAAAGTGAGATCGTTATTAAAAACAAAGCTCCCTTTCCGGAGCCCATCAATTTTGTTATATAA
- a CDS encoding GTP-binding protein — translation MNTLKFITAGNVDDGKSTLIGRLLYDSDSIHTDQLGVLQKQTKQENVTIDLSLITDGLRAEREQGITIDVAYKYFATSRRKFIIADAPGHEQYTRNMITGASNSDLIIVLVDARKGITTQTKRHASVGSLMGIKKAIIAINKIDLVAYSEAVFNTIKADFEAIRSELTYDEVAYIPVSALVGDNIVTKSENTPWFEGDALLSTLEHIEIPTKENLVARFQVQWVIRPKDEENHDYRGYAGQILSGSYATGDSVVILPSGIETKIIKIERHQEVVNQATAGDNVVLHLAHDIDVSRGDTIVKANALPLASNELKAWICWLDTASLQIGKTYLLQHRFKTVRVKIQAVDRKWDVNQWQFDQTHELGINDIGQIALRSSQPLFFDPFFENSRNGSAILVDETTFNTVGALMFLP, via the coding sequence ATGAACACATTAAAATTTATAACAGCCGGAAATGTAGACGATGGAAAAAGCACCCTGATCGGGCGTTTGCTGTACGATTCCGATAGTATTCATACTGACCAGCTGGGTGTTTTGCAAAAGCAAACCAAACAGGAAAATGTGACGATCGATTTATCATTAATCACCGACGGACTCCGGGCCGAACGGGAACAAGGAATTACGATCGATGTGGCCTATAAATATTTTGCCACTTCGAGACGGAAATTTATCATCGCCGATGCGCCCGGTCACGAGCAATATACCCGGAATATGATTACCGGAGCGTCCAATTCAGATTTGATCATTGTTCTGGTGGATGCGCGCAAAGGAATTACCACGCAAACCAAACGCCATGCGAGTGTGGGGTCGTTAATGGGAATCAAAAAGGCGATTATCGCGATCAATAAAATTGATTTAGTGGCGTATTCCGAAGCAGTTTTTAATACGATTAAAGCCGATTTTGAGGCGATTCGTTCGGAATTAACCTATGATGAAGTCGCCTATATCCCGGTTAGTGCGCTGGTGGGCGATAATATCGTAACAAAATCGGAAAACACGCCCTGGTTTGAAGGCGACGCTTTGTTAAGTACGTTGGAACATATTGAAATTCCAACAAAAGAAAATCTCGTTGCCCGTTTTCAGGTGCAATGGGTGATTCGGCCTAAAGATGAGGAAAATCACGATTATCGCGGATATGCCGGACAAATCTTAAGTGGAAGTTATGCGACAGGCGATTCGGTAGTGATTTTACCTTCGGGAATTGAAACAAAAATTATAAAAATTGAAAGGCATCAGGAAGTGGTCAATCAGGCTACGGCTGGTGACAATGTGGTACTTCACCTGGCTCATGATATCGATGTCAGTAGAGGTGATACGATTGTAAAAGCCAATGCGTTACCGCTTGCGTCAAATGAATTAAAAGCCTGGATTTGCTGGTTGGATACGGCGTCCTTGCAAATCGGGAAAACCTATTTGTTGCAACATCGTTTTAAAACGGTACGCGTCAAAATTCAGGCAGTCGACCGGAAATGGGATGTCAACCAATGGCAATTTGATCAGACACATGAACTTGGCATTAATGATATCGGTCAGATTGCCCTACGTTCCAGTCAGCCGTTGTTTTTCGATCCTTTTTTCGAAAATTCCCGAAACGGAAGTGCCATTCTGGTCGATGAGACAACATTTAATACAGTCGGTGCTTTAATGTTTTTACCCTAA
- the trpD gene encoding anthranilate phosphoribosyltransferase: MKTILNRLINQEVLSREEARDVLVNISNGAYNPSQIASFLTVYMMRNITIDELAGFRDALLNLCIPVDLSAYNTIDLCGTGGDGKDTFNISTLASFIVAGSGTKVAKHGNYGVSSISGSSNVMENLGIRFSSDTGFLQQCLEEANICILHAPLFHPAMKNVGGIRKELAVKTFFNMLGPMVNPSFPKNQMVGVFNLELARMYAYLYQNTPINFTILNSLDGYDEVSLTGNTKLISNRSEQILKPNDFNVNRLDPDAIKGGTTVTESAQLFLDIISGKGTEAQNNVVCANAAIALATVNPISISDGFTMAVESLQSGKALEKLNKLQQLSSR; the protein is encoded by the coding sequence ATGAAAACAATATTAAACAGACTGATCAATCAGGAAGTGCTGAGCCGTGAAGAAGCCCGGGATGTTCTGGTGAATATTTCCAACGGCGCGTACAATCCAAGTCAGATCGCCAGCTTTTTAACCGTCTATATGATGCGAAATATTACCATCGATGAACTGGCCGGATTTCGGGATGCTTTATTAAATCTTTGCATCCCGGTTGATTTATCGGCTTACAATACCATTGATCTGTGTGGAACGGGCGGCGACGGAAAAGACACTTTTAATATATCGACCCTGGCTTCTTTTATTGTGGCCGGTTCCGGAACAAAAGTGGCAAAACACGGAAACTATGGCGTTTCATCCATATCCGGTTCCAGTAATGTCATGGAAAATCTGGGAATCCGTTTTAGTAGCGATACCGGGTTTTTACAACAATGTCTCGAAGAAGCCAATATCTGTATTTTACATGCGCCGCTATTCCATCCGGCGATGAAAAATGTTGGTGGCATCCGAAAGGAACTGGCTGTAAAAACTTTTTTTAATATGTTGGGCCCCATGGTAAATCCATCGTTTCCTAAAAACCAGATGGTTGGTGTTTTTAATCTGGAACTCGCCCGAATGTATGCCTATTTATATCAGAATACGCCGATCAATTTTACCATTTTAAACAGCCTCGACGGTTATGATGAAGTATCCCTAACGGGGAATACCAAACTGATTTCCAATCGCAGTGAACAAATACTAAAACCCAACGATTTTAACGTGAATCGTCTGGATCCTGATGCGATAAAAGGCGGAACAACCGTAACGGAATCGGCACAACTTTTTCTGGACATTATTTCCGGAAAAGGAACCGAAGCGCAAAACAATGTGGTTTGTGCTAATGCCGCGATCGCGCTTGCTACGGTAAATCCGATTTCGATATCGGATGGATTTACTATGGCTGTCGAAAGTTTACAATCCGGTAAAGCTCTTGAAAAATTAAACAAATTACAACAATTAAGTTCCCGTTAA
- the cobA gene encoding uroporphyrinogen-III C-methyltransferase translates to MSIENKGKVILAGAGPGDPDLISVKAIRYLQTADVILTDRLVAPQLIADNARKNAIIIYVGKQCSKGIHTPQSDINTLMVEFAIQGKLVVRLKGGDASLFSNILDELEVLKANAIPYEIVPGISAAFGAAAYTGIPLTARGLARGVRFLTLFDLTSVTPEQWTDWGKTDDTLVFYMSGQRLQQLAGYLLANNVDQTKGLAVIQQATTPYQKTRVFSFAELKTKELPEFGYVPTLLIVGKVVQLHEQFAWFREQAKNTSYFDNHIINFQHAS, encoded by the coding sequence ATGAGTATAGAAAACAAAGGGAAAGTCATTTTAGCCGGAGCCGGTCCGGGCGATCCCGATTTAATAAGTGTAAAAGCGATCCGGTATCTGCAAACGGCAGATGTAATCCTGACCGATCGTCTGGTGGCGCCACAACTAATTGCCGATAATGCCCGTAAGAATGCCATCATTATTTATGTTGGAAAACAATGTTCGAAAGGAATCCATACGCCGCAAAGCGATATCAATACGTTGATGGTGGAATTTGCGATACAGGGAAAGCTGGTCGTACGACTTAAGGGGGGCGATGCCTCGTTGTTTTCGAATATATTGGACGAATTGGAAGTGCTCAAAGCGAATGCGATTCCGTATGAAATCGTACCCGGAATTTCGGCGGCTTTTGGTGCGGCAGCCTATACCGGCATTCCGTTAACAGCGAGAGGATTGGCACGTGGTGTCCGTTTTCTGACCTTATTCGATCTGACATCGGTCACTCCGGAGCAATGGACCGATTGGGGAAAAACAGACGATACCCTTGTTTTCTATATGAGTGGCCAACGACTGCAACAATTGGCCGGTTATCTGTTAGCCAATAATGTTGATCAAACTAAAGGACTGGCCGTGATTCAACAAGCGACAACGCCGTATCAAAAAACCAGAGTGTTTTCGTTTGCCGAATTAAAAACCAAGGAATTACCGGAATTTGGTTATGTACCGACCTTATTAATAGTTGGGAAAGTGGTGCAATTGCACGAACAGTTTGCCTGGTTCCGGGAACAAGCTAAAAACACCTCGTATTTCGATAATCATATTATAAACTTCCAACATGCTAGCTGA
- a CDS encoding phosphoadenylyl-sulfate reductase produces MEKITINALKHGKNLRENLKFLSENTTDKIVFSTSFGIEDQLITDAIFAQNLYNIEVFTLDTGRLFPETYATWDKTLLQYGKKIKAYYPEQNHLETFVEEQGINAFYGSPELRKECCHIRKVEPLQRALNGATVWITGLRAEHSANRNNLEIVQWDAQYQLYKYNPLLHWTTQEVKTYAEQNGIPYNVLHDKGFVSIGCAPCTRAIKEGDDFRAGRWWWEETSKKECGLHQ; encoded by the coding sequence ATGGAAAAAATAACAATCAATGCATTAAAACATGGAAAAAACCTTAGGGAAAACCTAAAGTTTTTGTCTGAAAATACTACTGATAAGATAGTGTTTTCAACCAGTTTTGGTATTGAAGACCAGTTGATTACTGATGCCATTTTTGCTCAGAATCTATACAATATAGAAGTTTTTACATTGGATACCGGGCGTTTATTCCCGGAAACCTATGCGACCTGGGATAAGACTTTGTTGCAGTATGGTAAAAAGATAAAAGCCTATTATCCGGAGCAAAACCATCTGGAAACATTTGTAGAAGAACAGGGAATCAACGCTTTTTATGGAAGCCCGGAACTGCGAAAAGAATGCTGTCATATCCGTAAAGTCGAACCGTTACAACGCGCTTTAAACGGAGCAACGGTTTGGATTACAGGGCTTCGTGCCGAACATTCGGCCAACCGGAACAATCTGGAAATCGTACAATGGGATGCGCAATATCAGTTGTACAAATACAATCCGCTTTTGCATTGGACGACTCAGGAAGTGAAAACCTATGCCGAGCAAAATGGCATACCGTATAACGTTTTGCACGATAAAGGCTTTGTGAGCATCGGCTGTGCGCCGTGTACCAGAGCCATAAAGGAAGGCGACGATTTCCGAGCCGGACGTTGGTGGTGGGAAGAAACCTCCAAAAAAGAATGCGGACTGCATCAGTAA
- a CDS encoding aminodeoxychorismate/anthranilate synthase component II, whose translation MKKIVIIDNYDSFTYNLVHYLEDLDCAVTVFRNDEFLIDELKDFDKIVLSPGPGIPDEAGLLKEVIRAYAATKSILGVCLGQQAIGEVFGGNLINLEKVYHGVATPVTITVEDEPLFNGLNKNIQVGRYHSWVINPDNFPAELEITSVDDNGQIMSLRHKTFDVKGVQYHPESVLTPDGKNILQNWLNS comes from the coding sequence ATGAAAAAGATAGTAATCATAGACAATTACGACAGTTTTACCTATAATCTGGTTCATTATCTGGAAGATCTCGACTGTGCCGTAACGGTTTTCCGTAATGATGAATTTCTGATCGACGAACTGAAAGACTTCGACAAAATCGTATTGTCGCCTGGTCCCGGGATTCCGGACGAAGCCGGCTTACTAAAAGAAGTCATCCGAGCCTATGCCGCTACTAAAAGTATTTTGGGTGTATGTCTGGGTCAACAGGCTATTGGCGAGGTATTTGGTGGAAACTTGATCAACCTTGAAAAAGTATACCACGGAGTCGCAACACCGGTTACCATCACTGTTGAAGATGAGCCATTATTTAACGGATTAAACAAAAACATACAAGTAGGACGTTATCATTCGTGGGTGATCAACCCTGATAATTTTCCGGCCGAACTGGAAATCACTTCGGTAGACGATAACGGCCAGATTATGTCTCTCCGCCATAAAACATTTGATGTTAAAGGCGTACAATACCATCCGGAAAGCGTACTGACACCAGACGGGAAAAACATCCTCCAAAACTGGTTAAACAGCTAA
- a CDS encoding anthranilate synthase component I family protein gives MKKYHLHTQYKQILADTITPVSIYLKIRDKFPNSLLLESSDYQANNNSFSYICCNPIASIKVENETIVQSFPDGTVNQNAIIHPIDVITAVQDFAARFESENHGFKFINNGLFGYISYDAVRYFEKLTLTKKQGDLHIPDLYYAVYQNIIAINHFKNEAYIFSHSVDNQNNISEIEQLLFAKNFASYAFDTEGDVLSNLTDAEFKQQVTLAKQHCYRGDVFQLVLSRRFSQAFKGDEFNVYRALRSINPSPYLFFFDYGDFKIMGSSPEAQLVVHNRKAEIHPIAGTFKRTGNDETDSILARQLSEDPKENSEHVMLVDLARNDLSRNGRDVQVEKYREVQFFSHVIHLVSKVTGKLHDKTTTMQTVAATFPAGTLSGAPKHKAMQLIESIENTSRNFYGGAIGFMDFDGNFNHAIMIRTFLSKNHQLHYQAGAGIVSDSSEENEMQEVYNKLGALTKALELASTI, from the coding sequence ATGAAAAAATATCACCTACATACCCAATACAAACAAATCCTTGCCGACACGATTACACCGGTAAGCATTTACCTGAAAATCCGCGATAAATTTCCGAATAGCCTCCTACTGGAAAGTAGTGATTATCAGGCTAATAACAATAGTTTTTCGTATATCTGCTGCAATCCGATTGCCAGTATTAAAGTGGAAAATGAAACGATCGTACAAAGTTTTCCCGATGGTACTGTAAATCAAAATGCTATTATCCATCCAATAGATGTCATCACCGCGGTACAGGATTTTGCAGCCCGTTTTGAATCGGAAAACCACGGATTTAAGTTTATCAACAACGGTTTGTTCGGTTATATTTCCTATGATGCCGTACGTTATTTTGAAAAACTGACCCTAACCAAAAAACAGGGAGATCTGCATATTCCGGATCTGTATTATGCGGTATATCAAAACATTATTGCGATCAATCACTTTAAAAATGAAGCGTACATTTTTAGCCATAGTGTCGACAATCAGAACAATATTTCAGAAATTGAACAATTACTGTTTGCTAAAAATTTTGCCAGTTATGCTTTTGATACCGAAGGTGATGTACTGTCGAACCTGACCGATGCTGAATTTAAACAACAGGTCACGCTCGCCAAACAACACTGTTACCGAGGCGATGTTTTTCAACTCGTATTATCCCGTCGTTTTTCTCAGGCTTTTAAAGGGGATGAATTTAACGTTTACCGTGCTTTACGCAGTATCAATCCATCCCCTTATCTGTTCTTTTTCGATTATGGGGATTTTAAAATCATGGGATCATCACCGGAAGCACAATTGGTTGTACACAACCGGAAAGCCGAAATCCATCCGATAGCCGGAACATTTAAGCGAACCGGAAACGACGAAACGGATAGTATACTGGCCCGACAATTATCGGAAGATCCAAAAGAAAACAGCGAACATGTGATGCTAGTCGATCTGGCGCGAAACGATTTAAGTCGAAACGGTCGTGATGTACAGGTCGAAAAATACCGCGAAGTGCAATTTTTCTCCCATGTTATCCATCTGGTTTCCAAAGTTACAGGGAAATTACACGACAAAACTACGACAATGCAGACCGTAGCTGCGACCTTTCCAGCGGGTACTTTGAGCGGTGCGCCCAAGCATAAAGCCATGCAGCTCATTGAAAGCATTGAAAACACGTCAAGGAATTTTTACGGTGGTGCTATTGGATTTATGGATTTTGACGGTAACTTTAATCACGCAATTATGATCCGTACCTTTTTAAGTAAAAATCATCAATTACATTATCAGGCCGGAGCCGGAATTGTATCCGATTCGTCCGAAGAAAACGAAATGCAGGAGGTTTACAACAAACTGGGCGCCCTTACCAAGGCATTGGAATTAGCCTCTACTATTTAA
- the cysK gene encoding cysteine synthase A: protein MKANTILETIGNTPVVRLQKLFGGPKKVWIKLEKNNPGNSIKDRIALAMIEDAEQKGILKPGSVIIEPTSGNTGIGLALVGAVKGYRVILVMPESMSVERRKLMEIYGAEFELTPREKGMKGAIEKANELVTQIPNAWSPQQFDNPANVAIHEKTTAQELIQDFPEGIDYLITGVGTGGHITGVAKVLKARFPKLKVIAVEPELSPVLSGGEPGPHPLQGIGAGFVPSVLQPELLDEIIQIGKDEAFDYARKVAKEEGILVGISTGASLAAVARKIPQIPDGATIVTFNYDTGERYLSIEGLY from the coding sequence ATGAAAGCAAATACTATTTTAGAAACAATAGGAAATACACCGGTTGTCCGACTTCAGAAGCTTTTCGGAGGTCCGAAAAAAGTATGGATCAAACTCGAAAAAAACAACCCGGGAAACAGTATTAAAGACCGTATCGCGCTGGCGATGATCGAAGATGCGGAACAAAAAGGAATCTTAAAACCGGGTAGTGTTATTATCGAACCAACTTCAGGAAATACCGGTATCGGACTGGCTTTGGTTGGTGCCGTTAAAGGCTATCGGGTTATTCTGGTCATGCCGGAATCAATGAGTGTTGAACGTCGGAAATTAATGGAAATCTATGGTGCCGAATTTGAACTGACGCCACGTGAGAAAGGAATGAAAGGTGCGATCGAAAAAGCTAATGAATTGGTAACACAAATCCCGAATGCCTGGTCGCCACAACAGTTTGATAACCCGGCTAACGTAGCCATTCACGAAAAAACAACGGCACAGGAATTAATTCAGGACTTTCCGGAAGGTATCGATTATCTGATCACCGGAGTCGGTACCGGCGGACATATTACCGGAGTGGCAAAAGTTTTAAAAGCCAGATTTCCAAAACTAAAAGTCATCGCTGTCGAACCGGAATTATCGCCTGTATTAAGTGGTGGCGAACCGGGACCACACCCGTTACAGGGAATCGGAGCCGGATTTGTGCCTTCGGTTTTACAACCGGAATTATTAGACGAAATTATACAAATCGGCAAAGACGAAGCTTTTGACTATGCCCGTAAGGTAGCAAAAGAAGAAGGAATTTTGGTTGGAATTTCAACCGGAGCGTCACTGGCGGCTGTAGCCCGAAAAATTCCGCAAATCCCGGATGGTGCTACAATCGTCACCTTTAATTACGATACAGGCGAACGGTATCTTTCGATCGAAGGGTTGTATTAA
- a CDS encoding voltage-gated chloride channel family protein has product MDNTFFKRHIAAFPQLPLLLFLIRWSVLAIIIGVLTGSLSAFFLTALDWVTNYREQHIWIIALLPLAGLLIGLSYHYWGESVVKGNNLLLEEFHSPKKVIPFRMIPLVLAGTLLTHLFGGSAGREGTAVQMGGAIADRISHWFGLQKEDRKIILIMGISAGFASVFGTPLAGAVFALEVMILGRIRYEAILPGFLVAAIAHYTCLAWQVNHTHYSIPYVPELRPQTLAWTVFTGIIFGLTALLFSKTTHFWSHQFKVRIQFPPLRPFVGGIVIALAVYTIGTTQYIGLGIPTIQAAFDSNLASYDFILKLLFTAFTLGAGFKGGEVTPLFFIGATLGNALFWFVPLPMALLAGMGFVAVFSGATNTPIACTLMGIELFGVESGIYIAIACVTAYLFSGHTGIYSAQIIGSPKHQFYLRLKGKPLSETKNTPKQL; this is encoded by the coding sequence ATGGACAACACTTTTTTCAAACGACACATTGCAGCCTTTCCGCAACTTCCCCTGCTTTTATTTTTAATCCGTTGGTCGGTATTAGCCATCATTATTGGTGTACTTACCGGTTCCTTATCGGCTTTTTTCCTGACGGCACTCGATTGGGTCACGAATTACCGCGAACAGCATATCTGGATTATAGCCTTGTTACCGCTAGCCGGATTACTCATTGGATTAAGCTATCATTATTGGGGCGAAAGTGTCGTAAAAGGCAATAATTTACTACTTGAAGAATTCCATTCTCCCAAAAAAGTGATTCCGTTTCGTATGATACCGTTGGTCCTGGCCGGAACGTTACTCACCCATTTATTTGGCGGATCGGCCGGACGCGAAGGAACAGCCGTACAAATGGGCGGTGCCATAGCCGATCGTATTTCCCATTGGTTCGGACTTCAAAAAGAAGACCGTAAAATTATATTGATCATGGGAATCAGTGCCGGTTTTGCTTCGGTATTCGGAACGCCATTGGCCGGTGCGGTTTTTGCATTGGAAGTTATGATTTTAGGCCGTATCCGATATGAAGCCATTTTACCCGGATTTTTAGTCGCCGCCATTGCACATTATACCTGTCTGGCCTGGCAAGTAAACCATACACACTATTCTATTCCCTATGTCCCGGAACTGCGTCCGCAAACCTTGGCCTGGACTGTATTCACAGGAATTATCTTTGGTCTTACGGCCCTTCTCTTTTCTAAAACCACGCATTTTTGGAGCCATCAGTTTAAAGTCCGCATCCAATTTCCGCCTTTGCGCCCTTTTGTTGGTGGTATTGTGATAGCATTGGCAGTATATACTATTGGCACAACGCAATATATCGGTTTGGGAATACCAACTATTCAAGCTGCTTTTGACTCCAATTTAGCCTCATATGACTTTATTCTAAAACTGCTGTTTACCGCGTTTACGCTTGGTGCTGGTTTTAAAGGCGGTGAAGTAACCCCGTTATTTTTTATCGGAGCCACTTTAGGAAATGCACTATTCTGGTTTGTTCCGTTGCCTATGGCTTTACTGGCCGGAATGGGATTTGTTGCGGTTTTTTCGGGTGCCACCAACACGCCTATCGCCTGTACGCTAATGGGAATTGAACTTTTTGGAGTCGAAAGCGGAATTTATATTGCAATTGCCTGTGTAACGGCTTATCTGTTTTCCGGGCATACCGGAATTTATTCGGCACAAATCATCGGTAGTCCGAAGCATCAATTTTATCTCCGTTTAAAAGGAAAGCCTTTATCCGAAACAAAAAACACCCCTAAACAACTATAA
- the trpC gene encoding indole-3-glycerol phosphate synthase TrpC, whose product MHILDQIIADKHKEVTLKKSLIPETQLKASVLFDRKVYSLSQNLKNSPTGIIAEHKRRSPSKAVINTSYSVEDVVRSYEIAGASGISVLTDGKYFGGSLDDLVLARASVSLPLLRKEFIIDTYQILEAKAYGADVILLIAAVLSRVEIKTLSEFAQQIGLEVLLEVHNEAELEKSLMPSLNMIGVNNRNLKTFEVNLDYSKTLADQIPDDFVKISESGISTATAVKDLRNYGYQGFLIGENFMKSNYLGNSIKNFINQLAE is encoded by the coding sequence ATGCACATTCTAGATCAAATTATAGCCGACAAGCACAAAGAAGTTACTTTAAAAAAGAGCCTTATTCCTGAAACCCAGCTCAAAGCTTCGGTTTTGTTCGACCGCAAAGTTTATTCTTTAAGTCAAAATCTGAAAAATAGTCCGACGGGAATTATCGCCGAACACAAACGTCGTTCTCCGTCAAAAGCAGTGATCAATACCAGTTATTCCGTGGAAGATGTCGTAAGAAGCTACGAAATAGCCGGAGCCAGTGGTATTTCGGTACTAACCGATGGGAAATATTTTGGCGGTTCTCTGGACGATTTGGTACTCGCAAGAGCCTCGGTTAGCCTTCCGTTATTGCGAAAAGAGTTTATTATCGACACCTATCAGATTCTGGAAGCCAAAGCCTACGGCGCCGATGTTATCCTATTAATTGCGGCCGTTTTATCGCGTGTGGAAATCAAAACGCTATCCGAATTCGCCCAACAGATTGGTTTGGAAGTACTGTTGGAAGTTCACAACGAAGCGGAACTAGAAAAAAGTCTGATGCCAAGTTTGAATATGATTGGCGTTAACAATCGAAACCTGAAAACGTTTGAAGTAAATCTCGATTACAGTAAGACACTAGCCGATCAGATTCCGGATGATTTTGTAAAGATTTCAGAAAGCGGAATCAGTACGGCAACAGCCGTGAAAGACCTTCGCAATTATGGTTATCAAGGCTTTCTGATTGGGGAAAATTTTATGAAAAGTAATTATTTAGGTAATAGCATTAAAAATTTTATAAATCAGTTAGCTGAATAG
- the cysD gene encoding sulfate adenylyltransferase subunit CysD, which produces MSTTKEYLKQLEDEAIYILRETAAQFEKPALLFSGGKDSIVLVHLALKAFRPGTFPFPLVHIDTGHNFPEAIAFRDYLVNQIGEKLIVGSVEDSIRKYNLKETPGRFPSRNALQTYTLLDVIQENEFDACIGGARRDEEKARAKERIFSVRDDFGQWDPKLQRPELWDILNGKIQKGHNVRVFPISNWTELDVWNYIQQEGIELPELYFAHHRECIVHQDKLVATSEFIQPLATDTVVVEKVRYRTVGDMTCTAAVPSDAETIQDIIDDIIQTRISERGQTRLDDQLSEAAMEDRKKQGYF; this is translated from the coding sequence ATGAGTACTACAAAAGAATATTTAAAACAATTAGAAGACGAAGCGATATACATTCTTCGTGAAACCGCGGCACAGTTCGAAAAACCAGCCTTGTTGTTTTCCGGGGGAAAGGATTCAATTGTCCTGGTGCATCTGGCATTAAAAGCATTCCGACCGGGGACGTTCCCGTTTCCGTTGGTGCACATCGATACGGGACATAATTTTCCGGAAGCCATTGCTTTTCGGGATTATCTGGTGAATCAGATTGGCGAAAAATTAATTGTCGGCTCGGTGGAAGATAGCATCCGAAAGTACAATCTGAAAGAAACACCGGGACGTTTTCCGTCGCGTAATGCTTTGCAAACCTATACGTTACTGGATGTTATTCAGGAAAATGAATTTGACGCCTGTATCGGTGGAGCGCGTCGTGACGAAGAAAAAGCGCGGGCAAAGGAACGCATTTTTTCGGTTCGGGACGATTTTGGACAATGGGATCCCAAATTACAACGTCCGGAATTATGGGATATCCTAAACGGTAAAATCCAAAAAGGACATAATGTCCGCGTTTTCCCGATTAGCAACTGGACCGAATTGGACGTATGGAATTATATCCAACAAGAAGGGATCGAATTGCCGGAACTCTATTTTGCTCATCACCGGGAATGTATCGTACATCAGGATAAACTGGTAGCGACTTCCGAATTTATTCAGCCGCTCGCTACGGATACCGTGGTTGTGGAAAAAGTACGCTACCGAACCGTTGGCGATATGACGTGTACGGCGGCTGTTCCATCGGATGCTGAAACCATTCAGGATATTATCGATGACATTATTCAGACGCGGATTAGCGAAAGAGGACAAACCCGATTGGATGATCAGTTGTCGGAAGCCGCAATGGAAGACCGTAAAAAACAAGGTTATTTTTAA